In a genomic window of Mastacembelus armatus chromosome 3, fMasArm1.2, whole genome shotgun sequence:
- the LOC113138191 gene encoding polycystic kidney disease protein 1-like 2 has translation MDNTAVPTLILVGLFLSWTCYAVEDTKTPSCPEYQEGFDDSCYEFVGLQRTFLSAQGWCERGGGHLAFVLNDETQQFLQKHLEPDKDWWLGLAPAAPNLTLDSVATEGSLAWLDGSDVRYSNWVNSPDAQAACGHILRHSSFQWEATGNCTQELNFICQFEFGKSIACDGQNATLQCGSGHVIQINDSFYGRKTIHYCQSKPTASPTPSQVECSWIDVVDSVTAQCHGLQACQASVDLSSFGEPCPALGSYLSIEYYCKHGLQLLLSAVAAVFDNVTITMKWLLHPFQGNLTCTLNAGDGYTIDSYTPEEMESTLMHKFSRPGVFVVGMECTTSDWHVTAQKSVTIQEPVGEFRVVKCYSSNESTDGTKCNMLYGRPVYIEVVVEAGTNVSYTIQQEDSLVANLTVDRGATPHNITLSPSVVEELGHGCHNLTLSASNRVTTHTVSTDLELCLLEPVEGLQASLISEEGVCPDSTDLTIGISLERGAPVQLLFNLTGARDTLSETRNMLNSSLQEYTFSSPLEGSLKVTVRAINAFSDSDVDVDIESILKACQNYSDLEQGNTMSDMSVYNSTHLKIIAAPDTLVDYNQSVTLRVSGIESLPSKGFTFEWRCNGNCKCRNVTKDESYVVEKACLPDPFEMVKYTLTVKKIAWFRKWANFASVSKCISVVPKKFTDVTISCDNCASINVSNHVILRLNCVTTCPDVVWYIEDPKPLTGDFEDCYSKAGRRPPIERQDGNTEYAVQSQHLLVSMDTLHNITVIAHGKKDLGFAKYTLPIPGPEITTPAHPLSCSISPPSGTVLDAFDITCKAGSFCSSGCDYCIKTSTGTHLRCSNTNEVKAVFLPLGDKSNNYSLSVVVTVKNENEKVTTSVTTQVWKSETSTSVQTLQSAVEDTVTQLEQEGLLSGEALGQMFSSVSDMLNTETGQDQKDARTKLREQMLTKMTTVLLDSPTNTTQEVQVTARAVAGLTQRSDELSDAAQEEAGSLLVDLSSSLSTISVIQDSKEDGEVLQAATPIVEAASNILNVSSNKKVSEFLLTGINNVQSALLNNKKLNGDPDIIDSGQISVYVNRVSPGAMQMHDINVQKNSSSRFSFPTLPGDVVSPEEPVDVRMMSFEKNPYSWKEDNITGTVGSISLTRVNGTVIPVENLPEEIEILLPRLDVGQENSTVLDLTNFSTLIIDVPSPDVTLVLKMEPSEDISFMLFLGSEDYPTEENYVAKTRIPLENTKEEEKHTWVLRPKDRTQAVGVHYLVIKPIVEPGTKSINATVTVISIAAQCKYWNETKSSWSEDGCRVGPLTTPLVTQCLCNHLTFFGSSFFVMPNLVDVSRTAELFATFTNNPVVVCFVGAIFAAYLLVVIWAHRKDIQDSAKVKITVLEDNDPLAEYRYMLNVSTGHRHGASTSSQVTITLLGTEGESEPHHLTDPEKPLFERGGVDIFLLTTHFSLGDLQSLRLWHDNSGDHPAWYVNKVMVQDLENGQKWHFLCNSWLAVDVGECTLDKVFPVATEMDLKRFSNLFFMKTAKDFRDGHIWFSVISRPPCSTFTRVQRVSCCFSLLMCTMLTSIMFWGIPTDPSEQTMDLGHIEFTWQQVMIGIQSSIIMFPINLLIVSIFRNTRPQEKSTRTDSSKQGKSGRVAPSHTSSPQKELKDITPDTVIKDIKRIAQSLSKAMKSPLPHLELHPGQQTDINTLLSLVEDIIRQQNRMAGDFYTDSSKRDRSMILSLGAVNLQEDSVWGSPEKTSDEVHKKSNNTRYLYRQLRHVEKELDLLGASRFPNPESYNQAMQQVHGMKGLLEYHLPFSSLERAHLIRSPSPDEGISGDTKKKCCQGGLPWWFVYIGWILVIATSGVSGYFTMMYGLTYGKDRSISWLISMLVSFFESLFITQPLKVLGFAAFFALVLKKVDQEEYGEPQIDETFRSPDDPDAVRATRRDSTCSFYQPPPPTDIERMRNNMIKEQKVFALIREILVYMGFMWMLLLVAYGQRDPNAYFLTQHIRQSFSKGISDSMSIQDVFNWANTTLLSNLFGEHPGFITDGNSKLVGNARLRQVRVMKNSCHVARSMQQSVADCHSPYSWELEDMGWYGPGWNRSAGGNTSLNLHSPWTYQSQGKLRAYPIWGSVRLYRGGGFVVDLGPDLENSRRSLQYLYDNTWFDMYTQAIFVEFTVYNANVNLFCVVTLMLETTAIGAFQFRSELHSVRLYQSTGGLHIFVMASEVIYFLFIIYYMFVQGKLMKQQKGAYFKSKWNLLELAIIILSWSALSVFIKRTLLGKRDMEYYQKNTNQYASFHETAKADAVLGYLIAFLVLLATIKLWHLLRLNPKLHMITATLQRAWTDISGFLVVMTIMFLAYSIASNLMYGWKLYSYRTLLDATLTMVSLQLGIFNYEEVLNYNPVLGAFLIGSCIVLMTFVVLNLFISVILVAFSEEQIHHKPSEEDEIVDLMLMKLCSLFGLKSKKQGNDNLSQRPGVSSASNGGLSTISSGNVH, from the exons ATGGACAACACTGCTGTCCCCACACTGATTTTGGTGGGTCTCTTCCTCAGCTGGACTTGCTACGCTGTGGAGGATACAAAGACACCGTCCTGCCCCGAATACCAGGAGGGTTTTGATGACTCCTGCTATGAGTTTGTGGGTCTGCAGCGAACCTTCCTTAGTGCCCAGGGATGGTGTGAGCGAGGTGGAGGACACTTAGCATTTGTCCTGAATGATGAAACACAGCAGTTCCTTCAGAAGCACCTGGAGCCAGACAAGGACTGGTGGCTCGGACTGGCACCTGCAGCTCCAAACCTCACACTCGACTCTGTTGCCACTGAGG GTTCCCTTGCCTGGCTGGATGGCTCAGATGTCAGATATAGTAACTGGGTGAACAGTCCAGATGCACAGGCTGCCTGTGGACATATCCTGAGACATTCAAGCTTTCAGTGGGAAGCCACAGGGAACTGTACTCAGGAACTCAACTTCATCTGCCAGTTTG AATTTGGGAAATCTATTGCATGTGATGGCCAAAATGCCACATTGCAGTGTGGTTCTGGTCATGTTATACAGATTAACGACAGCTTCTATGGCCGAAAGACAATTCACTACTGCCAATCCAAACCTACAGCCTCACCCACACCCTCCCAAGTGGAGTGCAGCTGGATAGATGTGGTAGATTCTGTAACAG CCCAGTGCCATGGATTGCAGGCTTGCCAGGCTTCAGTGGATCTGAGCTCTTTTGGTGAACCATGTCCTGCACTGGGAAGTTACCTGTCTATAGAATACTACTGCAAACATG GACTCCAGTTATTGTTGAGTGCAGTGGCGGCCGTTTTTGATAATGTCACCATCACTATGAAGTGGCTCCTTCACCCATTTCAGGGAAACTTGACGTGCACATTGAATGCTGGAGATGGTTATACTATTGATTCATACACCCCAGAAGA GATGGAGAGCACTCTGATGCACAAATTCAGCCGTCCTGGTGTTTTTGTGGTTGGGATGGAGTGTACTACCAGTGACTGGCATGTCACGGCTCAGAAATCCGTAACCATTCAGGAACCTGTCGGAGAGTTTCGTGTGGTGAAGTGCTATAGCAGCAATGAGTCAACAGATGGCACTAAATGCAACATGCTTTATGGCAGACCTGTTTATATTGAGGTTGTGGTAGAGGCAG GTACAAATGTCTCCTACACAATTCAGCAAGAAGACAGTTTGGTTGCAAACTTGACAGTGGACAGAGGGGCCACACCCCACAACATTACACTGAGTCCAAGTGTGGTAGAGGAGCTTGGACATGGCTGCCACAACCTGACGCTAAGTGCGTCTAACAGGGTCACAACCCACACAGTGTCCACTGATCTGGAGCTGTGTCTGCTGGAGCCCGTGGAGGGCCTGCAGGCCTCGCTGATATCAGAGGAGGGCGTGTGTCCAGACTCCACAGATCTCACCATAGGCATTTCATTGGAGCGAGgagctcctgttcagcttcttTTCAACCTCACAGGAGCCAGGGACACTTTGTCTGAAACCAGAAACATGCTCAATAGTAGTTTACAAGAATATACATTCTCCAGCCCCTTGGAAG GATCATTAAAAGTGACTGTACGAGCCATCAACGCCTTTTCGGACTCTGATGTGGATGTGGACATTGAGAGCATACTCAAGGCTTGTCAGAATTACTCTGATTTGGAGCAAGGAAACACA ATGAGTGATATGAGTGTCTACAACTCTACTCACTTGAAAATAATTGCTGCTCCTGACACTTTGGTTGACTACAATCAGAGTGTTACTTTGAGGGTATCTGGAATTGAATCATTACCCAGCAAAGGATTCACATTTGAATGGAGATGTA ACGGAAACTGCAAATGCAGGAACGTAACAAAGGATGAATCTTATGTTGTAGAGAAAGCCTGCCTTCCAGATCCCTTTGAAATGGTCAAATACACATTAACTGTGAAGAAAATAGCCTGGTTTAGGAAATGGGCTAACTTTGCTTCAGTTTCAAAGTGCATCAGTGTTGTTCCAAAGAAGTTCACAGATGTCACCATCAG ttgTGATAATTGTGCATCAATAAATGTGAGCAACCATGTAATACTAAGACTGAACTGTGTGACAACTTGCCCAGATGTAGTTTGGTATATCGAGGACCCCAAACCTTTGACG GGTGACTTTGAAGACTGTTACTCCAAAGCAGGCCGGAGGCCACCTATTGAGAGGCAGGATGGCAACACTGAATATGCTGTACAAAGCCAACATTTACTGGTTTCGATGGACACACTGCACAACATTACTGTGATTGCCCACG gCAAGAAAGACCTAGGTTTTGCCAAATACACACTTCCAATACCAGGTCCTGAGATAACAACACCTGCACACCCACTCTCATGCAGCATTTCTCCACCATCAGGGACAGTTCTTGATGCATTTGACATTACATGCAAAGCAGGCTCTTTCTGCTCCTCTGGCTGTGATTATTGCATCAAAACCAGCACAG GCACACATCTCCGCTGCAGTAATACAAATGAGGTGAAGGCTGTCTTCCTGCCTCTGGGAGATAAGAGCAACAATTATAGTTTGTCTGTCGTGGTGacagttaaaaatgaaaatgagaaagtCACCACATCCGTCACCACTCAG GTATGGAAAAGTGAAACCAGTACCTCAGTGCAGACTCTCCAGTCTGCAGTGGAGGATACTGTCACTCAGCTGGAGCAGGAAGGTCTGCTTTCTGGTGAGGCACTAGGGCAAATGTTTAGCTCAGTTTCTGACATGCTGAACACAGAAACTGGCCAGGATCAGAAAGATGCAAGGACTAAG CTCAGAGAGCAAATGCTGACCAAAATGACCACAGTGCTGCTTGACTCGCCCACCAACACAACTCAGGAAGTGCAAGTGACGGCCAGAGCTGTGGCTGGACTGACCCAGCGCTCAGATGAGCTCAGTGATGCTGCGCAA GAAGAAGCGGGTTCACTCTTGGTAGACCTCAGCTCTTCCCTAAGCACTATCAGTGTTATCCAGGACAGCAAGGAGGATGGAGAAGTTTTGCAAGCAGCTACTCCAATAGTTGAAGCAGCCAGTAATATTTTGAATGTTTCATCAAAT AAAAAAGTCTCAGAATTTCTTCTGACTGGGATAAACAATGTTCAAAGTGCTTTGCTGAATAATAAAAAGCTGAATGGAGACCCTGACATCATTGATTCTGGTCAGATCAGTGTGTATGTCAACAG AGTATCTCCAGGAGCCATGCAGATGCATGATATAAATGTCCAAAAGAACAGCTCATCCAGATTTTCCTTCCCTACGCTGCCTGGAGATGTTGTCTCTCCAGAGGAGCCAGTGGATGTGAGA ATGATGAGCTTTGAGAAAAATCCATATTCTTGGAAGGAAGATAACATCACAGGAACTGTAGGATCCATCTCTCTCACCAGAGTGAATGGCACTGTCATTCCTGTCGAGAACTTGCCTGAAGAGATAGAG ATTCTCCTACCAAGACTTGATGTCGGGCAGGAGAACAGCACAGTCCTCGACCTCACCAATTTCAGCACATTAATAATTGACGTTCCGTCACCGGATGTAACACTGGTGCTGAAAATGGAGCCATCTGAAGACATTTCCTTTATGCTATTCCTGGGAAGTGAAGATTATCCGACTGAGGAGAACTATGTTGCCAAGACCAGGATCCCTCTAGAGAACACAAAAGAAG aggaaaaacatacCTGGGTGCTCAGGCCCAAAGACAGAACACAAGCTGTTGGAGTGCACTACCTTGTTATAAAGCCCATCGTAGAGCCAGGCACCAAATCCATCAACgccactgtcactgtcatttccATTGCTGCCCAGTGCAAATACTGGAATGAAACTAAGTCTTCTTGGAGTGAAGATGGCTGTAGG GTCGGCCCGCTCACCACGCCTTTGGTCACTCAGTGCCTCTGTAACCATTTAACCTTCTTTGGCAGCTCTTTTTTTGTCATGCCAAACCTGGTGGATGTTTCACGGACCGCAGAACTTTTTGCCACATTTACTAACAATCCTgttgtggtgtgttttgtggGGGCCATCTTTGCTGCTTATCTCCTGGTGGTTATATGGGCGCACAGAAAAGACATCCAGGACTCAGCCAAG GTCAAGATAACAGTGCTTGAGGACAACGACCCCTTGGCTGAGTATCGGTATATGCTGAATGTCAGCACAGGGCATCGGCATGGTGCCTCCACCTCCTCACAG gtGACGATTACTCTGCTGGGTACAGAGGGAGAAAGTGAACCCCATCACTTGACAGACCCTGAGAAACCTTTGTTTGAGAGGGGAGGGGTGGACATATTCCTGCTGACCACACACTTTTCTCTTGGAGATCTGCAGAGCCTCAGACTGTGGCACGACAATTCAGGAGATCACCCTGCATG GTATGTCAACAAAGTGATGGTGCAGGATCTGGAGAATGGTCAGAAATGGCATTTTCTGTGTAACTCCTGGTTGGCTGTAGATGTGGGCGAGTGCACTCTTGACAAAGTTTTCCCAGTAGCCACAGAAATGGATTTAAAGCGGTTTAG TAACCTGTTCTTCATGAAGACAGCCAAGGATTTCCGTGATGGTCATATCTGGTTCTCAGTCATCAGTCGGCCTCCGTGCAGCACCTTCACACGTGTGCAGCGAGTgtcctgctgtttctctcttttgaTGTGCACCATGCTGACCAGCATCATGTTTTGGGGCATCCCAACAGATCCTTCTGAGCAGACCATGGACCTGG GTCACATTGAGTTTACCTGGCAACAGGTTATGATCGGCATTCAAAGTTCAATCATCATGTTTCCCATCAATCTCCTTATTGTGAGTATCTTCAGAAACACTCGACCCCAAGAGAAATCCACCAGGACAGACTCGTCTAAACAGGGGAAGAGCGGTCGAGTTGCTCCCTCACACACTTCTTCCCCACAGAAGGAGCTGAAAGACATTACACCAGACACTGTGATCAAG GACATAAAAAGAATTGCTCAGTCTCTCTCAAAAGCCATGAAGAGTCCACTGCCACATCTGGAGCTCCATCCAGGTCAGCAGACAGACATCAATACTCTGCTGTCTCTGGTGGAGGATATCATCAGGCAACAGAACCGAATGGCTGGAGACTTCTACACCGACTCTTCTAAAAGGGACCGCTCTATGATCCTCAGTTTAGGTGCAGTCAATCTACAAG AAGACAGTGTGTGGGGCAGCCCTGAGAAGACTTCAGATGAAGTTCACAAGAAGAGTAACAACACCCGATACCTGTACAGGCAGCTGCGTCATGTTGAGAAAGAGCTGGACCTGTTGGGAGCGTCTCGTTTTCCAAACCCAGAAAGCTACAACCAAGCCATGCAGCAGGTTCACGGAATGAAGGGTCTTCTTGAGTACCACCTCCCTTTCTCCAGCCTGGAGAGAGCCCATCTCATCCGCAGCCCCAGTCCAGATGAGGGCATCAGTGGTGACACCAAGAAGAAATGCTGTCAAGGAGGGCTGCCATGGTGGTTTGTCTATATTGGCTGGATACTGGTGATTGCAACCAGTGGTGTGTCAGGATATTTCACCATGATGTATGGGCTGACCTATGGGAAAGACCGTTCCATAAGTTGGCTTATATCGATGTTGGTCTCCTTCTTTGAGAGTCTCTTTATTACCCAGCCCCTGAAG GTTCTTGGTTTTGCCGCTTTCTTTGCTCTTGTCCTGAAGAAAGTTGACCAGGAGGAGTACGGAGAACCTCAAATAGATGAGACTTTCAGAAGCCCAG ATGATCCTGATGCAGTGCGGGCAACAAGAAGAGACAGCACCTGCAGCTTTTATCAGCCACCACCTCCCACTGACATCGAGAGGATGAGAAACAACATGATTAAAGAGCAGAAAGTGTTTGCCCTCATAAGGGAGATTCTTG TATACATGGGATTCATGTGGATGTTGCTCCTGGTGGCATATGGTCAGAGGGACCCCAACGCTTACTTTCTGACCCAACACATTCGACAGAGCTTCAGCAAAGGGATCTCAGACAGTATGAGCATTCAGGATGTGTTCAACTGGGCAAACACAACTCTGCTGAGCAACCTGTTCGGAGAGCACCCAG GGTTTATCACAGATGGAAACTCAAAGCTGGTGGGTAATGCTCGCCTCCGCCAGGTGAGGGTGATGAAAAACTCCTGCCATGTTGCTCGTTCAATGCAGCAGTCTGTGGCGGATTGTCACTCGCCATACTCATGGGAGCTGGAGGACATGGGCTGGTATGGTCCAGGCTGGAACCGCTCTGCAGGAGGTAACACCTCCCTGAACCTTCACAGCCCATGGACATATCAGTCCCAGGGTAAACTGAGGGCCTACCCCATCTGGGGCAGTGTGAGGCTCTACAGAGGAGGAGGGTTTGTGGTGGATCTGGGACCAGATTTAGAGAACTCCAGAAG ATCCCTACAGTACCTCTATGACAACACCTGGTTTGATATGTACACCCAGGCCATCTTTGTTGAGTTCACTGTGTACAACGCCAACGTCAACCTCTTCTGCGTTGTCACACTCATGCTGGAGACCACAGCCATAG GAGCTTTCCAGTTTCGCAGTGAGCTACACAGTGTGCGTCTCTACCAGTCGACTGGTGGCCTCCACATCTTTGTCATGGCCTCTGAAGTCATCTACTTCCTTTTCATCATCTattacatgtttgttcag GGAAAGctgatgaagcagcagaaagGGGCTTACTTCAAGAGTAAATGGAACCTGCTCGAACTGgccatcatcatcctcagctgGAGCGCACTATCTGTCTTCATCAAGAGGACTTTACTGGGGAAGCGGGACATGGAGTATtaccagaaaaacacaaacca ATATGCAAGTTTCCATGAGACAGCCAAGGCTGATGCAGTCCTGGGATATCTGATTGCTTTCTTGGTTTTGTTAGCTACAATCAAACTGTGGCACCTGCTGAGACTGAACCCCAAGCTGCACATGATCACAGCCACACTGCAGCGAGCCTGGACTGATATTTCAGGCTTCCTAGTGGTCATGACCATCATGTTTCTGGCCTACTCCATTGCT TCTAATCTCATGTATGGGTGGAAGCTGTACTCCTATCGGACTCTGCTCGATGCCACGTTGACCATGGTCAGCCTGCAGCTTGGTATTTTTAACTATGAAGAG GTTCTGAATTATAATCCAGTCCTCGGTGCTTTCCTAATTGGCTCCTGCATTGTGCTCATGACCTTTGTGGTGCTGAACCTCTTTATCTCTGTCATCCTGGTGGCATTCAGTGAAGAGCAGATACATCACAAG CCATCAGAAGAGGATGAGATTGTGGATCTGATGCTGATGAAACTCTGCAGCTTGTTTGGACTCAAAAGTAAGAAACAAGGGAATGACAACTTATCTCAGAGGCCAGGTGTTTCATCTGCTTCAAATGGCGGACTGTCAACAATATCTTCTGGAAATGTTCATTAG
- the bola3 gene encoding bolA-like protein 3, which yields MLSCKGSLTSTMMSAVRTLRVHGVRRCLATQTDGEVRIAKILKEKFPSASALRVVDISGGCGAMYEIHIESSEFKGKRTVQQHQLVNQALKEEIQGMHGLRIFTDVPKD from the exons ATGTTGTCTTGTAAAGGGAGCCTGACTAGCACCATGATGTCTGCAGTCCGGACTCTGCGCGTTCATGGA GTGCGGAGATGTCTGGCCACGCAAACAGACGGAGAGGTCCGGATCGCAAAGATACTGAAGGAGAAGTTTCCCTCAGCCTCGGCCCTCAGGGTTGTGGACATTTCAG GTGGCTGTGGGGCCATGTATGAGATCCACATAGAGTCCAGTGAGTTCAAAGGAAAAAGGACTGTCCAACAACACCAATTAGTCAATCAG GCACTCAAAGAGGAGATTCAAGGAATGCATGGACTGCGAATATTCACTGATGTTCCAAAAGACTAA